A stretch of DNA from Arthrobacter globiformis:
TTGCGGTGATGGGGCCATCCGGCTCCGGAAAATCATCCCTCCTGGCGCTGGCCGGCGGACTGGACCGGCCGACGTCGGGCGCCGTCTTTGTGGAGTCAACGCCCCTGGCGGGGCTGGAACTGAACGCGCTGGCACGGCTCCGCCGCCGTGCCGTGGGCTACGTCTTCCAGGACTTCAACCTGGTTCCAACGCTGTCAGCCGTGGAAAATGTCGCACTGCCGCTCGAACTCGACGGCGTGCCGGCCAGGAAAGCGCACCGGCAGGCACTGGATGCACTCCGGCAGGTGGGGATCCCCGGCCTCGCGGACCGGTTCATGGATGAAATGTCCGGCGGGCAGCAGCAGCGCGTGGCCATCGCACGCGCCATCGTGGGGAGCCGCCGGCTGATCCTTGCCGACGAACCCACCGGTGCGCTGGATTCCACCACCGGCCACGGCGTGATGGAGGTGCTCCGTTCCCGGGCCGACGACGGCGCCGCGGTCATGCTGGTCACGCACGAGGCCCGCCATGCCGCGTGGGCGGACCGCGTGGTGTTCATCCGCGACGGCCGGATTGTGGATGAGGCAACGGCGATGCACGATCCCGCGGTTCTCCTGGCGCCGGCCGGCTGAGATGGCCCTTGACGT
This window harbors:
- a CDS encoding ABC transporter ATP-binding protein, with the translated sequence MSVQGPQQVLELAKVSRTFGQGATAVAALRDVDLTINAGEFVAVMGPSGSGKSSLLALAGGLDRPTSGAVFVESTPLAGLELNALARLRRRAVGYVFQDFNLVPTLSAVENVALPLELDGVPARKAHRQALDALRQVGIPGLADRFMDEMSGGQQQRVAIARAIVGSRRLILADEPTGALDSTTGHGVMEVLRSRADDGAAVMLVTHEARHAAWADRVVFIRDGRIVDEATAMHDPAVLLAPAG